Below is a genomic region from Triticum dicoccoides isolate Atlit2015 ecotype Zavitan chromosome 5A, WEW_v2.0, whole genome shotgun sequence.
GCAGTGTGCTGAACAGCTGAAGGCAAATGATGACGAAGCATATTCAAAGTGTAACCTAAGCAACCGCCACAAAATGCGAGAAGAGCATGCTGAATTGGGTGTTTACATACTCTCAATTCAAAAGAAGTAACATTTCAGAGTTTCCGCCAGCAATTTTAAGATTAGTGGAGCACGTCTCACGTGCCACATCTCAGTTAGCTTATAGCACTATCTAAATAGTAGTAGTGTGCAAGAAAACGAGCATAACAACACCTTGGACTTGATGATGTCCGGTATGCAAAGCCTGAATAGCTGCATTGGACCGGAATGCCACCGATGTTGCTGCTTCCTGTAAGCCTCGTATGACTCTGGCAGTTCGCATTGGCACTGTCGACATTAAGACAAACATTTCAGCTCAATTGAAATGGTGCGCACAACTTTCAAATAACCTATTCAGAAGAAATTGTTCATGACAATACCTCGACGTCGTTCAGGAAGATAAACTTCCAGCCATGGAGATGCGCCCGAACGGCAATGTCCATATCCTCCACTGTTGTCCGTTCCATCCACCCGCCGGACTCCTCCAGCGCCTTGATCCTCCACACGCCGGCGGTGCCATTGAACCCGAAGAAGTTTAAGAAGACACCATTCACCTGCTGCTCCACCTCAAAGTGGAAGCAAAGATTTATGTTCTGCAACCGGGTCAATAAGTTTTCATCCTTGTTCACAAACGACCATCTCGCTTGCACCAGCCCCAATTCATCGTTGTCCTAACAACAGCAACACAATTGACAAATCAGAACTGGAATCCTAAAACCATAGACGATTGATAACAATAAAAGTAGTAGCACAAACATTCCCCTGAATCTACCTTGAAATGTGGCACGGTGCGCTTTAAAAAGTCGGGGTTTGGCTGGAAGTCAGCGTCAAAGATGGCAACAAATTCGTAATCCTTGACGTAGCTGCAGGCCATGGCCGACTTGAGGTTCCCGGCCTTGTACCCGTCCCTGAGCACGCGGTGCCGGTACAGGATCCGGGCCCCGGTCTGCTGCCACTTCGCGACCTCCTCCCTGATGAGCGACTGCGTCGTCGGGTCGTCGGAGTCGTCCAAAACCTGAACCAGGAAGTTGGACCTCGGCCAATCGAGGTTGCAGACGGCCGCAATTGATTGCTGATACACCTGCACGACGAACAATGGGTGGTTACGAGGCTGCGAATTTGGAAGGGGATTAATGGTGCGGCCTGAGAGCGAGCGACACTGACCTCTTTCTCGTTGCACATTGGTATCTGGACGAGCACCATGGGGTAGTAGCCGGCGTCGGGGTCCTCGGCGTCCGGCAGCGCCGGGGACCTGAGCCTGGGCTTGATGCGCTTCACGGTGATGTAGAAGCTGCCGAGGCACTGGATGAGGCGGTCGGCGCTCTGGATGAGGAAGAGCACGACGCAGGCGTCGGTGAGGAACTGGAGCAGGGGCGCGAGGTAGGCGGCGCGGAGGCGCAGCCAGGAGGCGTAGAGCGACTCGACGCCGATAATGGGGAGGGCCAGGGCGGAGGCGGCGAGGTCCCAGCGGTGGAAGCGCGCGGCCAGCTCGACGGCGAGGAGGagcagggagaggaggaggaaggccCTAATGAAGGCGTAGAAGCGGGAGCGGAGCACGGGGCTCTCGCGAGCCGGGCCGGGCGCGCCGGCGTCGGCATCGGTGCGGCCGTCGGCCACGCGGCGCCTGGCGGCGGCGCCGAGGGTGACGGCCGCGGAGGCCAGCGAGGCGAGGCAGCCGGCGGCGCGGTGCGCCTTGAGGAGCAGCACCCAGGTGATCTGCTTGGCGTTCTTGCCGCGGCCGCCCTTgcggcgggcggcgccggagaCGAGGAAGTCCTCGTCCTCGGCGTCCTCCGGGGAGATCTCGGAGATGGACCAGTTGGGGTTCTCCATCTTGACCACCACCGGCGTGCCCCGGTAGGCGCCGGCGCCGGCCCTAGCGCCCCATAAGCCGGTCCACGGCGCCATGAATGGCCGGTCCGAGAACCCAACCCCCGCCCTCCCTCCGGCCAAGGGCCTGGACCTTTCGTTCCCCCCGCCCCCAAATTAGACGCCCACTCCACCACACACTATTCCTGGCCCCCGGCGCCCCCTTCCGTCCTCCCTCCTTTCCacccctcccgactccaactccaccaccgccgccgccgcacaccaATCTACCACCTCAGAACTCCACTGTGCGAGTGCGCAGCTCACTCCACTGCCATTAGAGCTTtaagaagaggagggcggcgggcaGAGGACGAGGGCGGACGGGCTGGGAACAGCTCGACGCGTCTCGAGAGACAGACagacagagggagagggagagggagagggatcgGCCCGGCCGTGGGGGCAAATATTTTAGGGCGCTTCCTTCCTTTGTCTTTCCCTGCGTTAATTCCCTTTTACTTCGCCGCATGTCCTTTTACCCCCCCTAATTTATTCACTTACCTTCCTTTGCACTCCTGCTgctgtgccgctgccgctgccggagATAATTACGGTGAGAAATTCACGCGTTTCCTGTGGTTCAGCTCTCTGGTGGGATCCATCATGCAATTGCATTGCATGGCACCAGCCTCGGCTTTACACTTGGGTATGTCTAGAACACATTTAGATAtgacataattatgtcacatctaaaCTGATATTCActttgtttgtggtctatttttttgtctttgtttttttttgtttcttgttgctgcatatgtatttgtgggagcttagatgtgacatccttaaaaaaacatctagatgtgaattagtcaAACTGTTACACTTTGGTCCATGCTTTCCAACAAAATAAAGCCCGTGCATGTTTCACCCTTTTGTTTACTATATTTTCATGTCCGTAAAGTCTTATCATCCGTTGTGCTCGCTTCCTTGTTCAAGTTTCCGGAGTACCCACAGGTTTTATTTTGACTTTTTTACGTTTTCAAGTAGTAACTTCTGTGGGTAAGCTATACTAAACTTGGGTTGGATTTGGTCCCAAAAGATGGCAATGACTGTATTtgctcgtctctctctctctctgacacgAGAGGAACAGTGTGAGTGTGACGTAGTGTACTTTGGGGGTTCCTCGCATCTGGCAAGAACTTCCCTCCAATATTTTGTTTTCAGAGAATGGTCCCTGAGTATTTTTTGGAGAAAATTTTCAATTGATGCCGCTGCCGaataatagtactccctctgtatccatattaattgtcgtttTTTTTGCAGGGATATTAATTATCGCTGATTTAGTACACTAAAACTAATATGGATTGCGGAGAGTATGTATATTCATATTACTTTCTTCATTATTTCAGTACTCATACATGTATAAAGAAATAATGG
It encodes:
- the LOC119303297 gene encoding probable xyloglucan glycosyltransferase 9, with protein sequence MAPWTGLWGARAGAGAYRGTPVVVKMENPNWSISEISPEDAEDEDFLVSGAARRKGGRGKNAKQITWVLLLKAHRAAGCLASLASAAVTLGAAARRRVADGRTDADAGAPGPARESPVLRSRFYAFIRAFLLLSLLLLAVELAARFHRWDLAASALALPIIGVESLYASWLRLRAAYLAPLLQFLTDACVVLFLIQSADRLIQCLGSFYITVKRIKPRLRSPALPDAEDPDAGYYPMVLVQIPMCNEKEVYQQSIAAVCNLDWPRSNFLVQVLDDSDDPTTQSLIREEVAKWQQTGARILYRHRVLRDGYKAGNLKSAMACSYVKDYEFVAIFDADFQPNPDFLKRTVPHFKDNDELGLVQARWSFVNKDENLLTRLQNINLCFHFEVEQQVNGVFLNFFGFNGTAGVWRIKALEESGGWMERTTVEDMDIAVRAHLHGWKFIFLNDVECQCELPESYEAYRKQQHRWHSGPMQLFRLCIPDIIKSKISVWKKFNLIFLFFLLRKLILPFYSFTLFCIILPMTMFVPEAELPDWVVCYIPALMSLLNILPSPKSFPFIIPYLLFENTMSVTKFNAMISGLFQLGSAYEWVVTKKSGRSSEGDLISLAAAAPPRELRQQQKTGSAPSLEALMVLKEEQASPRKEGKKQKKHNRIYKKELALSLLLLTAAARSLLTKQGIHFYFLLFQGISFLLVGLDLIGEQVE